The following proteins are encoded in a genomic region of Leptospira fainei serovar Hurstbridge str. BUT 6:
- the pckA gene encoding phosphoenolpyruvate carboxykinase (ATP), producing MQAQTQVKGLKELGLEPSEVFHNLSYDEIFEHEKNNGETVISSNGTMMVDTGIFTGRSPKDKYFVDEPSSNGNIWWSHINFKVSDQIFEELHAKCINYLKGKKLYVFDGYAGANPETRMGLRVVSEKAWQHHFCTNMFLRPTKEELANLLPEFTIINACGVKNEKYKEHGLNSDVFVIFHLGKKICIIGGTEYGGEMKKGIFSVMNYKLPLQGILSMHCSANIGNKDGDTALFFGLSGTGKTTLSTDPHRKLIGDDEHGWDDNGIFNIEGGCYAKVINLDPKTEPEIYEAIRRDALLENVVYDEKTKVVDYTSAAKTENTRVSYPIYHIKNIQVPSKGDHPKVIIFLTYDAFGVLPPVSKLSIEQAMYHFLSGYTAKVAGTERGIKEPTATFSACFGAAFMTLHPTVYAKLLGEKMRKHKVRAYLMNTGLVGGPYGVGKRMNLPSTRKIIDEIMNGNIDKAQFVKHPIFQVEYPKTVEGVDSSILDPREAWADKSAYDETSKKLAGMFIENFKKYVEGSKDYDFTAFGPKLS from the coding sequence ATGCAGGCCCAGACGCAAGTGAAGGGACTGAAGGAGCTCGGTCTCGAGCCCTCCGAAGTCTTCCATAACCTTTCCTACGACGAAATATTCGAACACGAAAAGAATAACGGCGAAACAGTCATTTCTTCCAACGGTACTATGATGGTAGATACCGGAATATTTACCGGACGTTCTCCCAAAGATAAGTATTTTGTGGATGAACCTTCTTCTAACGGAAACATTTGGTGGTCCCACATCAATTTTAAAGTCTCAGACCAGATTTTCGAAGAATTACATGCAAAATGTATTAATTACCTGAAGGGTAAAAAACTCTATGTATTCGACGGATATGCAGGCGCCAATCCGGAAACTCGCATGGGCCTTCGTGTTGTTTCCGAGAAGGCTTGGCAACATCACTTTTGTACTAATATGTTCCTGCGTCCTACTAAGGAAGAATTAGCCAACCTACTTCCTGAATTCACCATTATCAATGCTTGCGGCGTTAAAAACGAAAAATACAAAGAGCATGGACTCAACTCCGATGTATTCGTAATTTTCCACCTAGGTAAAAAAATCTGCATCATCGGTGGAACTGAATACGGCGGAGAGATGAAGAAAGGGATTTTCTCGGTAATGAATTATAAGTTACCTCTCCAGGGAATCCTTTCTATGCATTGTTCCGCGAATATCGGAAACAAAGACGGAGATACCGCTTTGTTCTTCGGACTTTCCGGAACCGGGAAAACGACTTTATCAACCGATCCTCATCGTAAACTGATCGGTGACGACGAACATGGTTGGGATGATAACGGAATCTTTAATATCGAAGGCGGCTGTTACGCAAAAGTGATTAATCTGGATCCTAAAACGGAACCGGAAATTTACGAAGCGATCCGACGCGATGCACTTTTGGAAAACGTGGTCTACGATGAGAAGACGAAAGTGGTAGACTACACCTCCGCTGCAAAAACCGAAAACACCCGTGTTTCTTATCCGATTTACCACATCAAAAACATTCAGGTCCCGTCTAAAGGCGATCATCCGAAAGTGATTATTTTCCTTACGTATGACGCGTTCGGGGTATTGCCTCCCGTATCAAAACTCTCAATCGAACAGGCGATGTATCATTTCCTTTCCGGATATACCGCTAAGGTTGCCGGAACCGAGCGCGGAATTAAGGAGCCTACTGCGACTTTCTCCGCTTGCTTCGGCGCGGCGTTCATGACTTTGCATCCGACAGTTTATGCGAAACTATTGGGTGAAAAAATGCGTAAACATAAAGTTCGCGCGTATCTTATGAATACGGGATTAGTCGGCGGACCTTACGGAGTGGGTAAAAGGATGAACCTGCCTTCAACTCGTAAGATTATCGACGAGATTATGAATGGAAACATCGACAAGGCTCAGTTTGTAAAGCACCCGATTTTCCAAGTTGAATATCCTAAAACTGTCGAGGGAGTGGATAGCTCCATTCTAGATCCTCGCGAGGCTTGGGCGGATAAATCGGCGTACGATGAAACTTCTAAAAAGTTAGCCGGTATGTTCATCGAGAACTTCAAAAAATACGTAGAAGGATCCAAGGATTACGATTTCACTGCATTCGGTCCGAAACTTTCTTAA